In Phormidium yuhuli AB48, one genomic interval encodes:
- a CDS encoding squalene/phytoene synthase family protein: MNWHYDALEVLKQTSRTFYIPIVQLPGNLQEAVTSAYLCMRAIDEIEDHPSLENATKAHLLRSLSLHLQTGTGDNDHFTPDWGDCYDDLPEVTLRVNDWAKLAPDSIAPRIWDATAAMADRMAIWAERNWTVNTVADLDSYTFSVAGAVGLLLSDLWAWYDNTQTNRMDAIGFGRGLQTVNILRNHREDKARGVDFFPDGWTASQMQAYARHNLEFAERYTQSLPKGPALDFCRIPLVLAQGTLKTLALGKPKLSRDDVMQLIGQVSNG; the protein is encoded by the coding sequence ATGAACTGGCACTATGACGCCCTAGAGGTCTTAAAACAGACCAGTCGCACCTTTTATATCCCCATTGTCCAGCTTCCTGGCAATCTTCAGGAAGCTGTGACATCTGCCTATCTCTGTATGCGGGCCATTGACGAGATTGAAGACCATCCCTCTCTCGAAAACGCCACTAAAGCCCATTTACTGCGATCGCTCTCCCTGCACCTGCAAACGGGAACCGGGGACAACGACCACTTTACCCCCGACTGGGGGGACTGTTACGACGACCTCCCGGAAGTAACCCTACGGGTGAATGACTGGGCTAAACTCGCCCCCGATAGCATCGCCCCCCGAATTTGGGACGCCACAGCGGCCATGGCCGATCGCATGGCCATCTGGGCTGAACGCAACTGGACCGTCAACACCGTCGCCGACCTGGATAGCTATACCTTCAGTGTTGCCGGGGCCGTGGGATTACTCCTGTCAGACCTCTGGGCCTGGTATGATAATACCCAGACCAATCGCATGGACGCTATTGGCTTTGGCCGTGGACTGCAAACGGTCAACATTCTCCGCAATCATCGAGAAGACAAAGCCCGAGGCGTGGACTTCTTCCCCGACGGTTGGACCGCCAGCCAAATGCAGGCCTACGCCCGCCACAACCTGGAATTTGCCGAACGCTATACCCAGAGTCTCCCCAAAGGCCCCGCCTTGGACTTTTGCCGGATTCCCTTAGTGTTGGCCCAGGGAACCCTCAAAACCCTGGCCTTGGGCAAACCCAAACTCAGCCGCGATGACGTGATGCAGCTGATTGGACAGGTGAGTAATGGCTAA
- a CDS encoding cytochrome c biogenesis protein CcdA, whose product MTPLYDLQQFADHLVSDQLTHLNLFTVVVVLLAGLLTSLTPCTLSMLPITLGYIGGYESKSPGQGARQSLWFSLGLATTLAGLGLGAALLGRVYGQIGKGLPIFVAAIAILMGLNLLEALPLQLPSIDGMDWISESWPHGLRSYGLGVTFGLVASPCSTPVLATLLAWVSSTGQPLLGSSLLLAYTIGYVAPLILAGTFAASLEKLLSLRRWSSWITPASGVLLVGFGVFTLVFRLLPTV is encoded by the coding sequence ATGACCCCTCTCTATGACCTACAACAGTTTGCCGACCATCTCGTTAGCGACCAACTGACCCATCTCAATCTTTTCACCGTTGTCGTCGTCCTCCTGGCGGGACTGTTGACCAGTTTAACCCCCTGTACTCTCTCCATGCTGCCCATTACCCTGGGCTATATTGGCGGCTACGAATCCAAAAGTCCCGGTCAAGGGGCCCGTCAATCCCTCTGGTTTTCCTTAGGACTGGCCACCACCCTAGCCGGGCTTGGATTAGGGGCCGCCCTCTTAGGACGAGTCTATGGGCAAATCGGCAAGGGCCTACCGATTTTCGTAGCGGCGATCGCCATTTTGATGGGCCTGAATCTCCTGGAAGCCCTCCCCCTCCAACTCCCCTCCATCGATGGGATGGATTGGATTTCCGAGAGTTGGCCCCATGGCTTGCGGTCCTATGGTTTAGGCGTCACCTTTGGCCTCGTGGCCTCCCCATGCAGTACCCCCGTCCTGGCCACCCTCCTGGCCTGGGTCTCCAGTACCGGCCAACCCCTTCTCGGCAGTAGTCTCCTGTTAGCCTATACCATAGGATATGTCGCCCCCCTAATTCTAGCCGGAACCTTTGCCGCCAGTTTAGAGAAATTATTATCCCTACGGCGTTGGTCCAGTTGGATTACCCCCGCCAGTGGTGTCTTATTAGTAGGGTTTGGTGTCTTTACCCTGGTCTTTCGTTTGCTGCCGACTGTCTAA
- a CDS encoding cytochrome c biogenesis protein → MTELASASPLRWFRRQILPILANLRLAILLLLLIATTSAIGTVIEQHESLDFYQANYPEDPALLGFLSWKVILGVGLNDVYKTWWFLSLLVLFGSSLAACTFTRQLPALKAARNWTFYRKPRQFKKLALAGSLPIGEDDTANPSPNLDQVQESLEQRRYQVFRDGDSLYARKGLIGRIAPIVVHASMLLILGGAIVGSVTGVVAQEMIPSGETVQVTNFVEAGDWSSPDRFRGWSLKVNRFWIDYTPSGAIDQFYSDLSVIDETGQERDRKTIYVNEPLRYNGVVFYQTDWSIASINIRLNNSPVFQLPMEPLDTGGNGRIWGTWIPTKPDLSEGVSLLARDLQGTALIYDNSGELVASLRVGDAIEINGITLSLLEMTGATGLQIKSDPGIPLVYLGFALLMVSTALSYASHSQIWVLQQENTLYLGGRTNRAQVSFEREFLEWVAQIEPQTSNEAIAPSVAA, encoded by the coding sequence ATGACCGAACTTGCATCCGCCTCTCCCCTACGTTGGTTTCGTCGCCAGATTTTACCCATTTTGGCCAATCTACGCCTGGCCATCCTTCTGTTGTTACTCATCGCCACCACCAGTGCGATCGGAACCGTCATCGAACAACATGAATCCCTAGACTTTTACCAAGCCAACTATCCCGAAGACCCCGCCCTCTTAGGCTTTCTCTCCTGGAAGGTTATTCTCGGCGTCGGACTTAACGATGTCTACAAAACCTGGTGGTTTTTATCCCTACTCGTCCTGTTTGGGTCCAGTTTGGCCGCCTGTACCTTCACCCGCCAACTTCCCGCCCTCAAAGCCGCCCGCAATTGGACGTTTTACCGCAAACCCCGTCAGTTTAAAAAACTGGCCCTGGCGGGAAGCTTACCCATTGGGGAAGACGACACCGCTAACCCCAGTCCCAACTTAGACCAAGTTCAAGAGAGTTTAGAACAACGGCGTTATCAGGTCTTCCGGGATGGAGACAGTCTCTATGCCCGCAAGGGCCTCATCGGACGTATTGCCCCGATTGTGGTTCATGCCAGTATGCTACTGATTCTCGGGGGGGCCATTGTCGGGTCCGTCACGGGGGTCGTGGCCCAGGAGATGATTCCCAGTGGGGAAACCGTCCAGGTCACCAACTTTGTCGAGGCTGGAGATTGGTCCTCTCCCGATCGCTTTCGCGGTTGGTCTCTCAAAGTCAACCGCTTTTGGATTGACTATACCCCCAGTGGGGCCATTGACCAGTTTTACTCCGATTTGTCCGTGATTGATGAGACGGGCCAGGAACGCGATCGCAAAACCATCTATGTCAACGAACCCCTACGCTACAACGGAGTCGTCTTCTATCAAACTGATTGGAGTATCGCCAGCATCAACATCCGCCTAAACAACAGTCCCGTATTCCAATTGCCCATGGAACCCCTGGACACCGGAGGAAATGGACGTATTTGGGGAACCTGGATTCCCACCAAACCGGACTTAAGTGAAGGGGTCTCCCTCCTGGCCCGAGATTTACAGGGAACGGCCCTCATCTATGACAATAGCGGTGAACTGGTGGCTTCTCTACGAGTTGGTGATGCCATCGAGATTAACGGCATTACCCTCTCGTTGCTGGAAATGACCGGGGCCACCGGGTTACAAATCAAGTCCGACCCGGGCATTCCCCTCGTCTATCTCGGCTTTGCCCTGTTGATGGTCAGTACCGCCCTCAGCTATGCTTCCCACTCCCAAATTTGGGTTCTGCAACAGGAAAACACCCTCTATCTGGGAGGACGGACCAATCGGGCCCAGGTGAGTTTTGAACGGGAGTTTCTGGAGTGGGTGGCCCAGATAGAACCGCAAACCTCAAACGAGGCGATCGCCCCCTCGGTAGCCGCTTAA
- a CDS encoding CobW family GTP-binding protein, producing the protein MQTADHANTAMEAPKLGLPVTIITGFLGSGKTTLLNHILSNQEGLKTAVLVNEFGEIGIDNELIVAGDDDMVELTNGCICCTINDDLLNAVYKVLEREEKVDYLVVETTGLADPLPVALTFLGTELRDLTRLDSIITLVDCENFSLDLFNSEAAYGQVAYGDTIILNKIDLVDEADVDALEVRIRDIKKDARILRTNHGSVPLPLLLSVGLFESDRYFEQESEGHDHDHHDHDHHDHDHHHHDHHDHDHHDHDHSHHLENDGFVSVSFQSDRPFSIRKFQYFLDNQLPANIFRAKGILWFDESPDRHIFHLSGKRFSIEDDEWRHEKKTQLVFIGQDLDSETLLKQLNNCLVTPGTQGDKGFKL; encoded by the coding sequence ATGCAAACTGCTGATCACGCAAACACTGCCATGGAAGCCCCGAAATTGGGACTGCCCGTGACGATTATCACAGGATTTCTCGGGAGTGGTAAAACCACCCTTCTCAATCATATCCTAAGCAATCAAGAGGGTCTAAAAACTGCTGTTCTCGTCAATGAGTTTGGCGAAATTGGCATTGACAATGAACTCATCGTTGCTGGGGATGATGATATGGTGGAACTCACCAATGGCTGCATTTGTTGCACCATTAACGATGACCTCCTCAATGCGGTCTATAAAGTCCTGGAACGGGAGGAGAAGGTAGATTATCTCGTTGTGGAAACCACCGGCTTGGCAGACCCCTTACCCGTTGCCCTGACATTTTTAGGGACGGAGTTACGAGATTTAACCCGTCTCGATTCCATTATTACGTTAGTGGATTGCGAAAACTTCAGTCTAGACCTGTTTAACAGTGAAGCTGCCTATGGGCAAGTGGCCTATGGTGACACCATTATCCTCAATAAAATTGACCTGGTGGATGAGGCTGATGTGGATGCCCTAGAAGTGCGGATTCGGGATATTAAAAAAGATGCCCGCATCCTACGGACCAATCATGGGTCTGTTCCCCTTCCCCTCCTCTTAAGTGTGGGTCTGTTTGAGTCGGATCGCTATTTTGAACAAGAGTCAGAGGGTCATGACCATGACCACCACGACCATGACCATCACGACCATGACCACCATCATCACGACCACCACGACCATGACCATCACGATCATGATCATTCCCATCACCTAGAGAATGATGGGTTTGTCTCCGTATCATTTCAGAGCGATCGCCCCTTCAGTATCCGTAAATTTCAGTATTTTCTCGATAACCAGCTTCCAGCAAACATCTTCCGGGCCAAAGGGATTCTCTGGTTTGACGAAAGCCCCGATCGCCATATCTTCCACCTCAGCGGCAAACGCTTTAGCATCGAAGATGACGAGTGGAGGCATGAGAAGAAAACCCAGTTGGTCTTTATCGGACAAGACCTAGACTCCGAAACCCTCCTGAAGCAACTCAACAACTGTCTGGTCACCCCAGGAACTCAAGGAGACAAAGGATTTAAGCTATAG
- the dtd gene encoding D-aminoacyl-tRNA deacylase, producing MRVIIQRVRSSQVRVGDRQVGKIGRGLNLLVGIAKTDGEAEVDWMVRKCLSLRLFPPDNEASGRWEQSIEDIEGEILVISQFTLYGDCRKGRRPSFDQSAPPAAAEALYNQFVEKLRQSGLEIQTGEFGAMMQVSIENDGPVTLILER from the coding sequence ATGCGGGTTATTATTCAGCGAGTTCGCTCATCTCAAGTCAGAGTGGGCGATCGCCAAGTGGGCAAAATTGGACGAGGCTTGAATCTCTTAGTAGGAATTGCCAAGACAGACGGGGAGGCTGAAGTGGACTGGATGGTTCGCAAATGTCTCAGTTTACGACTGTTTCCCCCCGACAACGAGGCCAGCGGCCGCTGGGAACAGTCCATCGAAGACATCGAGGGGGAGATATTAGTCATTAGCCAATTCACCCTCTATGGCGATTGTCGCAAAGGTCGCCGTCCCTCCTTCGACCAATCCGCCCCACCCGCCGCCGCTGAAGCCCTCTACAACCAATTTGTGGAGAAACTACGTCAGAGTGGCTTAGAGATTCAAACTGGGGAATTTGGGGCGATGATGCAAGTCTCCATTGAAAACGACGGTCCTGTGACCCTAATTTTAGAGCGTTAA